A region of Oryzias latipes chromosome 18, ASM223467v1 DNA encodes the following proteins:
- the LOC101161342 gene encoding schwannomin-interacting protein 1 isoform X2 has protein sequence MHWEALSLRIAELEKQEEERKAKAGASAEQGPTPANWAEERGRRPDRWEDGNDACNSHVLALTSRLQTQMNLQLCFINNSESEEEEEEKADACNKESNNRRGKTPPQKNSQHPAKPDRPKARGFRNTLRNLRDRLRADHKTPNSAGRGSGVHRKHLERSDVQSLSMKDLNALRTSLSQAVQDLSAELVSCLHIRDQLRTEQDAMLLEVQDLTSL, from the exons ATGCACTGGGAGGCCCTCAGCCTGCGGATTGCAGAATTGgagaagcaggaggaggagcggaAAGCAAAG GCAGGGGCTTCAGCGGAGCAAGGCCCGACCCCGGCCAACTGGGCCGAGGAGCGAGGCAGGAGACCGGACCGGTGGGAGGACGGTAACGACGCGTGCAACAGCCACGTGCTGGCGCTCACCTCCCG CCTGCAGACACAGAtgaacctccagctctgcttcatcAACAACAGTgaaagtgaggaggaggaggaggagaaagcaGATGCCTGCAACAAAGAGAGCAACAACAGG AGAGGAAAGACTCCGCCCCAGAAGAACTCCCAGCATCCGGCCAAGCCCGaccgccccaaagccagagGATTCAGGAACACCCTGAGGAACCTGCGGGACCGCCTGAGGGCAGACCACAAGACCCCG AACTCCGCCGGCAGAGGGTCAGGCGTCCACCGGAAACATCTGGAGCGCAGCGATGTGCAGAGTTTGAGCATGAAGGACCTGAACGCGCTCCGGACGTCCCTCAGCCAGGCCGTCCAAG ACCTCAGCGCAGAGCTGGTGAGCTGCCTCCACATCCGTGACCAGCTGAGGACGGAGCAGGACGCCATGCTGCTGGAGGTGCAGGACCTGACGTCCCTGTGA
- the LOC101161342 gene encoding schwannomin-interacting protein 1 isoform X1 produces the protein MEGEKEQQREEKESNEAEDDRRSDDEADNEEEEEDSEGAVLSWQEGHDKDDLGLPIMHWEALSLRIAELEKQEEERKAKAGASAEQGPTPANWAEERGRRPDRWEDGNDACNSHVLALTSRLQTQMNLQLCFINNSESEEEEEEKADACNKESNNRRGKTPPQKNSQHPAKPDRPKARGFRNTLRNLRDRLRADHKTPNSAGRGSGVHRKHLERSDVQSLSMKDLNALRTSLSQAVQDLSAELVSCLHIRDQLRTEQDAMLLEVQDLTSL, from the exons atggaaggagagaaggagcaacagagggaggagaaggagagcAACGAAGCTGAAGATGACAGGAGGAGCGATGACGAGGCTGAcaatgaagaagaggaggaagattcTGAAGGGGCGGTGCTGAGCTGGCAAGAAGGCCACGACAAGGATGATCTGGGCCTTCCCATCATGCACTGGGAGGCCCTCAGCCTGCGGATTGCAGAATTGgagaagcaggaggaggagcggaAAGCAAAG GCAGGGGCTTCAGCGGAGCAAGGCCCGACCCCGGCCAACTGGGCCGAGGAGCGAGGCAGGAGACCGGACCGGTGGGAGGACGGTAACGACGCGTGCAACAGCCACGTGCTGGCGCTCACCTCCCG CCTGCAGACACAGAtgaacctccagctctgcttcatcAACAACAGTgaaagtgaggaggaggaggaggagaaagcaGATGCCTGCAACAAAGAGAGCAACAACAGG AGAGGAAAGACTCCGCCCCAGAAGAACTCCCAGCATCCGGCCAAGCCCGaccgccccaaagccagagGATTCAGGAACACCCTGAGGAACCTGCGGGACCGCCTGAGGGCAGACCACAAGACCCCG AACTCCGCCGGCAGAGGGTCAGGCGTCCACCGGAAACATCTGGAGCGCAGCGATGTGCAGAGTTTGAGCATGAAGGACCTGAACGCGCTCCGGACGTCCCTCAGCCAGGCCGTCCAAG ACCTCAGCGCAGAGCTGGTGAGCTGCCTCCACATCCGTGACCAGCTGAGGACGGAGCAGGACGCCATGCTGCTGGAGGTGCAGGACCTGACGTCCCTGTGA